In Methanofollis sp. UBA420, one DNA window encodes the following:
- a CDS encoding oligosaccharyl transferase, archaeosortase A system-associated, with product MLPTSLTKKQTYLVLGLIVLFSLCALWIRLIPMAGLTAGGEVDLQGIDPWYNMRQVEALAANGLAYQWFDPMTLYPTGDVVHWGPLFPTIIAALTILVGATTRPEIMFVGAIVPPLMGAAMVPLVYLLGRRLSDWKTGLLAAGFTAVVSGHFLYRSLFGFVDHHIAEVLFSTLFVLAYIVAIQAVRGGKVDLYSLESLKKPAILGILAGIAYLLGLFVMPTMILLAMIVAVYTLFQYLIDTWEKKETWNLAVINTVVFAVAIIGLFLFGFPHEGLGLARYTPGHVLAYLAIIVGSWFLYALARVSRDKPAYIYPVLLATIGMVVAILLKVAAPVLYEVLIGNFFGFFGQPVEILTVEEAMPWSIEAAWYTFNVGLLLMAGGFAVLLYGIFQKRRVDYLFVLVWSAIILLSTWQHNRYEYYLSVNIALLAGLFAGFVLERGWQEVAAHRVSEVAAPLDKKTGKNRKEEKKPSGGSDPVVLLGSVIVVILSVFFVISSLQVGLAMAEGSAYGGMHPQWRETLEWMENNTPDTGVDYYKSYEKDSFQYPAESYGVMTWWDYGHFITFLAKRIPNCNPFQHGVAGPNGSAAFFMAQNEDTAAEILTHDGTRYVITDTMMDTGKFWAMATWFDPKAGPQPYQQTWLVPADQDTLVQHRIYTPAYFQTMTSRLHNFDGSMSASDQVYYTEYADAAAAGYGLPVMTNLSILDADTAQAKVEAYNAKAQAGMHAGTIGLENNLTIAGSEAPALQHFRLVHESSQNSYSSKTPDIRYVKVFEFVPGAHIKGEGTIEVSLTANTGRTFTYRQESINGEFVVPYSTSGTPYDVRAAGPYRIVGTGQTFDVSEDAVMQRLTIN from the coding sequence ATGCTCCCTACGTCTCTGACTAAGAAACAAACGTACCTTGTCCTTGGACTTATCGTCCTGTTTTCCCTGTGTGCACTCTGGATACGCCTCATCCCGATGGCGGGCCTGACTGCCGGGGGAGAGGTTGACCTCCAGGGAATCGACCCCTGGTACAACATGAGGCAGGTCGAGGCGCTCGCCGCCAACGGCCTCGCCTATCAGTGGTTCGACCCCATGACCCTGTACCCCACCGGGGATGTCGTGCACTGGGGGCCCCTCTTCCCGACGATCATCGCAGCCCTCACGATCCTTGTCGGGGCGACGACGCGGCCAGAGATCATGTTCGTCGGCGCCATCGTCCCCCCGTTGATGGGTGCCGCCATGGTCCCCCTGGTCTACCTTCTCGGGAGGAGGCTTTCTGACTGGAAGACCGGCCTCCTTGCTGCGGGCTTTACGGCTGTCGTATCGGGGCACTTCCTGTACCGATCTCTCTTCGGCTTCGTCGACCATCACATCGCGGAGGTGCTCTTCTCGACGCTCTTCGTGCTTGCATATATCGTCGCCATCCAGGCAGTGCGGGGGGGGAAGGTCGACCTGTACTCCCTTGAAAGCCTGAAAAAGCCAGCCATCCTCGGTATTCTCGCCGGCATTGCCTACCTCCTCGGCCTCTTTGTCATGCCGACGATGATCCTGCTTGCGATGATCGTCGCCGTCTACACGCTCTTCCAGTACCTCATCGACACATGGGAGAAGAAGGAGACCTGGAACCTCGCCGTCATCAACACCGTGGTCTTTGCCGTCGCGATCATCGGGCTCTTCCTCTTCGGCTTCCCACATGAAGGCCTCGGTCTCGCCCGGTACACGCCGGGGCACGTGCTCGCGTATCTCGCTATCATCGTCGGGAGCTGGTTCCTCTACGCCCTTGCACGGGTAAGTCGGGACAAACCAGCATACATCTACCCGGTACTCCTCGCCACCATCGGCATGGTTGTCGCCATTCTCCTCAAGGTCGCAGCCCCGGTCCTCTACGAGGTTCTCATCGGAAACTTCTTCGGGTTCTTCGGTCAGCCAGTCGAGATCCTCACCGTCGAAGAGGCGATGCCCTGGAGCATCGAGGCCGCCTGGTATACCTTCAATGTCGGGTTGCTCCTGATGGCCGGCGGTTTTGCTGTCCTCCTCTATGGAATATTCCAGAAACGCCGGGTCGATTACCTTTTCGTCCTGGTCTGGTCGGCGATCATCCTCCTCTCCACCTGGCAGCACAACAGGTACGAGTATTATCTTTCGGTGAACATCGCCCTCCTTGCCGGCCTTTTCGCCGGGTTCGTCCTTGAGCGCGGATGGCAGGAGGTTGCCGCACACCGTGTCTCCGAGGTCGCAGCACCTCTCGATAAAAAAACAGGGAAGAACAGGAAAGAAGAGAAAAAACCATCCGGAGGGAGCGACCCCGTAGTGCTCCTCGGCAGCGTCATCGTCGTCATTCTCTCGGTCTTCTTCGTCATTTCCTCCCTTCAGGTAGGCCTTGCCATGGCGGAGGGGTCTGCCTACGGCGGCATGCACCCGCAGTGGCGCGAGACTCTTGAATGGATGGAGAACAATACCCCTGATACAGGCGTTGACTATTACAAGAGTTATGAAAAGGACTCGTTCCAGTACCCGGCCGAGTCGTATGGCGTGATGACCTGGTGGGACTATGGCCATTTCATTACTTTCCTCGCCAAGCGCATCCCGAACTGCAATCCCTTCCAGCATGGGGTCGCCGGTCCGAACGGTTCTGCGGCATTCTTCATGGCGCAGAACGAGGATACGGCAGCTGAGATCCTGACACACGACGGGACCAGGTACGTGATCACCGACACCATGATGGACACCGGAAAGTTCTGGGCGATGGCAACCTGGTTCGACCCGAAGGCCGGGCCACAGCCCTACCAGCAGACCTGGCTTGTCCCTGCCGACCAGGACACACTCGTACAGCACAGAATCTACACCCCCGCGTACTTCCAGACGATGACCTCACGCCTCCATAACTTCGACGGCTCGATGTCCGCATCAGACCAGGTCTACTACACCGAGTACGCCGATGCCGCCGCGGCCGGTTACGGCCTGCCCGTGATGACGAACCTCTCGATCCTGGACGCGGACACTGCACAGGCGAAGGTGGAGGCCTACAACGCGAAGGCGCAGGCAGGGATGCACGCCGGGACCATCGGCCTCGAGAACAACCTTACCATAGCCGGGAGCGAGGCGCCGGCACTTCAGCACTTCAGACTCGTCCATGAGTCAAGCCAGAACTCATACTCCTCAAAGACCCCGGACATCAGATATGTCAAGGTCTTCGAGTTCGTCCCCGGCGCTCATATCAAGGGGGAGGGGACGATCGAGGTGAGCCTGACCGCAAACACGGGAAGGACCTTCACCTACAGGCAGGAGAGCATCAACGGCGAGTTCGTGGTGCCGTATTCCACCTCGGGCACGCCCTATGACGTGCGTGCGGCCGGGCCGTACCGGATCGTCGGGACCGGCCAGACCTTTGACGTGTCCGAGGACGCCGTCATGCAGAGATTAACCATTAACTGA
- a CDS encoding histone deacetylase, translating into MKASAITGRVFAKHDMEGGAETGARLREVLEGLPPDIPVRPPVAADPAEIEIVHDPAYVRWIREMGRGCCFLDDNTYITPSTLEVALTAAGSAAAAAERALDGENCFALVRPPGHHARPARQMGFCIFNNAAFAAAKALQEVDRVAILDWDLHHGNGTQEIFLASDRVLYLSVHQRGGFPGTGWPEEVGTGAGRGFSLNAPIAPGGGIADYAFLFAGVFLPAVRAHRPDLLIISAGQDALADDPHGEMRLSPDDYGLLTNLALSLDLPTALVLEGGYGPSHGKAIAAIFAALRGKKFEEETAPPRPGTVALVSRLRKLMMY; encoded by the coding sequence ATGAAAGCGTCCGCGATCACCGGCAGGGTGTTTGCGAAACACGATATGGAGGGAGGCGCCGAGACAGGCGCCCGCCTGCGGGAGGTCCTCGAAGGCCTCCCGCCTGACATCCCTGTCCGCCCCCCTGTCGCGGCCGACCCGGCCGAGATCGAGATCGTCCATGACCCGGCCTATGTGCGGTGGATCAGGGAGATGGGCAGGGGCTGCTGTTTTCTCGATGACAATACCTATATCACCCCCTCGACCCTGGAGGTCGCTCTCACCGCCGCGGGGTCGGCCGCCGCCGCGGCTGAGCGCGCCCTCGATGGCGAGAACTGTTTTGCCCTGGTCCGCCCGCCCGGCCACCATGCCAGACCCGCACGGCAGATGGGCTTTTGCATCTTCAACAACGCCGCCTTTGCCGCGGCAAAGGCCCTCCAGGAGGTGGACCGCGTTGCGATTCTGGACTGGGACCTGCACCACGGGAACGGCACCCAGGAGATCTTTCTCGCCTCCGACCGCGTGCTCTACCTCTCTGTCCACCAGAGGGGAGGTTTTCCGGGAACCGGATGGCCTGAGGAGGTCGGCACCGGCGCAGGCAGGGGGTTCAGCCTCAACGCGCCCATCGCGCCGGGCGGCGGGATCGCGGACTATGCCTTCCTCTTTGCCGGGGTCTTTCTCCCCGCGGTCCGGGCGCACCGCCCTGACCTCTTGATCATCTCAGCCGGGCAGGACGCCCTCGCCGACGATCCGCACGGAGAGATGCGCCTGTCTCCGGACGACTACGGGCTCCTGACAAACCTCGCCCTCTCTCTTGACCTGCCTACGGCCCTCGTCCTCGAAGGCGGGTACGGCCCGTCGCACGGGAAGGCAATCGCCGCGATCTTCGCCGCTCTGCGGGGGAAGAAGTTTGAGGAGGAGACCGCACCCCCGCGGCCCGGCACGGTGGCTCTGGTCTCGCGGCTCAGAAAATTGATGATGTACTAA